Proteins from a single region of Vulgatibacter sp.:
- the glmS gene encoding glutamine--fructose-6-phosphate transaminase (isomerizing), which yields MCGIVGYVGEQDAAGILVEGLRKLEYRGYDSAGVAVLGAQGLQIARAKGKLKNLENRLAIEPVEGSTGIGHTRWATHGKPSDENAHPHRFEGVAVVHNGIIENHLALREELRQQGHTFTSETDTEIFAHLIARELRAAGDLPTAVRKALAAVRGAFALLVTSEAHPGELVAAKNASPMVVGLGEGENFIASDVPALLAYTRNVIFLEEGDFAVVTKSGVTLTDLAGHPVDRKAQRIDWSPVMAEKGGHRHFMHKEIHEQPRALADTLRGRCLLEEGDVLLDDVSIDAKAAQAIARVVILGCGTSWHAGLLAKHLIERLARLPVEVDLASEFRYREPVIDGSVLAVAISQSGETSDTLAALREAKRLGARTLAICNVLGAAIPREADDVLYTHAGPEIGVASTKAFTTQLVSLALLAVRLGRLRGTLDVESGRRWLGQLVELPTIVEEALHTEKHVLEVAKSLVDARDVLFLGRGPQAASALEGALKLKEISYIHAEGYAAGEMKHGPIALIDKDLPVVVIATLDPTYEKTVGNIEEVRARGGHVIAVVTKGDEHVARIADHVLEVPACDPLLAPVVVSIPLQLLAYHVADLRGTDVDQPRNLAKSVTVE from the coding sequence ATGTGCGGGATCGTCGGGTACGTCGGGGAGCAGGATGCAGCGGGCATCCTCGTGGAAGGGCTGCGCAAGCTCGAATACCGGGGCTACGACTCCGCCGGCGTCGCGGTGCTCGGCGCCCAGGGGCTGCAGATCGCCCGGGCCAAGGGCAAGCTGAAGAACCTCGAGAACCGCCTCGCGATCGAGCCCGTCGAGGGGAGCACCGGCATCGGCCACACCCGCTGGGCCACCCACGGCAAGCCCTCCGACGAGAATGCCCACCCGCATCGCTTCGAAGGCGTGGCGGTGGTCCACAACGGCATCATCGAGAACCACCTCGCCCTCCGGGAAGAGCTGCGCCAGCAGGGCCACACCTTCACCAGCGAGACCGATACCGAGATCTTCGCGCACCTGATCGCCCGCGAGCTCCGCGCCGCAGGTGATCTGCCCACCGCGGTGCGCAAGGCCCTCGCCGCGGTGCGCGGGGCCTTCGCGCTCCTCGTCACCTCCGAGGCCCATCCCGGCGAGCTCGTCGCCGCGAAGAACGCCTCGCCGATGGTGGTGGGCCTGGGCGAGGGCGAGAATTTCATCGCCTCCGACGTCCCCGCGCTCCTCGCCTACACCCGCAACGTCATCTTCCTCGAAGAGGGCGACTTCGCCGTGGTGACGAAGAGCGGCGTGACCCTCACCGACCTCGCCGGCCATCCCGTGGATCGCAAGGCGCAGCGGATCGACTGGTCGCCGGTGATGGCGGAGAAGGGCGGCCACCGCCACTTCATGCACAAGGAAATCCACGAGCAGCCCCGGGCCCTCGCGGACACCTTGCGCGGCCGCTGCCTCCTCGAGGAGGGCGACGTCCTCCTCGACGACGTCTCCATCGACGCGAAGGCGGCGCAGGCGATCGCGCGGGTGGTGATCCTCGGCTGCGGCACCAGCTGGCACGCGGGCCTCCTCGCCAAGCACCTCATCGAGCGTCTCGCCCGGCTCCCGGTGGAGGTCGACCTCGCCTCCGAGTTCCGCTACCGCGAGCCGGTGATCGACGGCTCGGTCCTCGCCGTGGCGATCTCGCAGTCCGGCGAGACCAGCGACACCCTCGCCGCGCTGCGCGAGGCCAAGCGCCTCGGCGCCCGCACCCTGGCGATCTGCAACGTCCTCGGCGCCGCGATCCCGCGGGAAGCAGACGACGTGCTCTACACCCACGCCGGCCCCGAGATCGGCGTCGCCTCCACCAAGGCCTTCACCACGCAGCTGGTCTCGCTGGCGCTCCTCGCGGTGCGCCTCGGCCGCCTGCGCGGCACCCTCGACGTGGAGAGCGGCCGCCGCTGGCTCGGCCAGCTGGTGGAGCTGCCCACCATCGTCGAGGAGGCGCTCCACACCGAGAAGCACGTCCTCGAGGTGGCGAAGTCGCTCGTCGACGCCCGCGACGTCCTCTTCCTCGGCCGCGGTCCCCAGGCAGCCAGCGCCCTCGAAGGCGCGCTGAAGCTCAAGGAGATCTCCTACATCCACGCGGAGGGCTACGCCGCAGGCGAGATGAAGCACGGCCCGATCGCGCTCATCGACAAGGATCTGCCGGTGGTGGTGATCGCCACCCTCGATCCCACCTACGAGAAGACCGTCGGCAACATCGAGGAGGTCCGCGCCCGCGGCGGCCACGTGATCGCGGTGGTGACGAAGGGCGACGAGCACGTCGCACGGATCGCCGACCACGTCCTCGAGGTGCCCGCCTGCGACCCGCTCCTCGCGCCGGTGGTGGTGAGCATCCCGCTCCAGCTCCTCGCCTACCACGTCGCCGATCTGCGCGGCACCGACGTGGACCAGCCGCGCAACCTGGCGAAGAGCGTGACGGTCGAGTAG
- the glmU gene encoding bifunctional UDP-N-acetylglucosamine diphosphorylase/glucosamine-1-phosphate N-acetyltransferase GlmU → MKKSARAAIVLAAGKGTRMKSGLSKVLHEANGKPLAWYPVRRALELRCDPVVVVVGHQGDEVRARLEALFPGAPLKFAVQKEQKGTAHAVLAARRTLAGYEGRVLILSGDVPLLTGETMRTLTQAGRKNPVAFLSMRPADPTGYGRVVRDERGRVGAIVEHKDASAEQRAIGECNAGLYDCDAAFLWKALKGVGTANAQGEYYLTDLVAAAARTGKPAVAVEAKVEEVSGVNDRVELAAAAQVLRRRLAERWMREGVTMLDPVSTYIDEEVELGADVTLEPNVRLVGATRIGAGSRIGFGSVIEASTVGASVTVKPYSVFEDAVVGDRAQIGPFARLRPGTVLAEEVHIGNFVETKKTTMGRGSKANHLAYVGDATVGARCNIGAGTITCNYDGVNKLPTVLGDGVFIGSDTQLVAPVTVGDGAYVGAGSTVVKDVPAGALALSRAEQVVKEGWVERRKAGQGRAKGRKTAQPRKAANRRTRRS, encoded by the coding sequence ATGAAGAAGAGCGCACGAGCAGCGATCGTTCTGGCAGCTGGCAAGGGCACGCGGATGAAGAGCGGGCTCTCCAAGGTCCTCCACGAGGCGAACGGCAAGCCCCTGGCCTGGTATCCCGTCCGCCGCGCGCTGGAGCTCCGCTGCGACCCGGTGGTGGTCGTCGTCGGCCACCAGGGTGACGAGGTGCGCGCGCGACTCGAGGCGCTCTTCCCCGGGGCGCCGCTCAAATTCGCGGTGCAGAAGGAGCAGAAGGGCACGGCCCACGCGGTGCTCGCCGCCCGCCGCACCCTCGCCGGCTACGAGGGCCGCGTGCTCATCCTCTCGGGCGACGTGCCCCTCCTCACCGGCGAGACGATGCGCACGCTGACGCAGGCGGGCCGCAAGAATCCCGTCGCCTTCCTCTCCATGCGCCCTGCCGATCCCACCGGCTATGGCCGCGTCGTCCGCGACGAGCGGGGCCGGGTCGGCGCCATCGTCGAGCACAAGGACGCGAGCGCCGAGCAGCGCGCCATCGGCGAGTGCAACGCCGGCCTCTACGATTGCGATGCGGCGTTCCTCTGGAAGGCGCTCAAGGGCGTCGGCACCGCGAACGCGCAGGGCGAGTACTACCTCACCGATCTCGTCGCCGCTGCGGCCCGGACCGGCAAGCCCGCGGTGGCGGTGGAGGCGAAGGTCGAGGAGGTCTCCGGCGTCAACGACCGCGTCGAGCTCGCTGCTGCGGCGCAGGTGCTGCGGCGCCGCCTCGCCGAGCGCTGGATGCGCGAAGGCGTCACCATGCTCGATCCCGTGAGCACCTACATCGACGAAGAGGTCGAGCTCGGCGCCGACGTCACCCTCGAGCCGAACGTGCGCCTGGTCGGCGCCACCCGGATCGGCGCCGGCAGCCGCATCGGCTTCGGCTCGGTGATCGAGGCGAGCACGGTCGGCGCCTCCGTCACCGTGAAGCCCTACAGCGTCTTCGAGGATGCCGTGGTCGGGGATCGGGCGCAGATCGGCCCCTTCGCCAGGCTCCGTCCAGGCACCGTCCTCGCCGAAGAGGTGCACATCGGCAACTTCGTCGAAACGAAGAAGACGACGATGGGCAGGGGCTCGAAGGCCAACCACCTCGCCTACGTCGGCGACGCCACCGTCGGCGCGCGCTGCAACATCGGCGCGGGCACCATCACCTGCAACTACGACGGCGTGAACAAGCTCCCCACCGTGCTCGGCGACGGGGTCTTCATCGGCAGCGACACGCAGCTGGTGGCCCCGGTCACCGTCGGCGACGGCGCCTACGTGGGCGCCGGCTCCACGGTGGTGAAGGACGTGCCCGCAGGGGCCCTCGCCCTCTCGCGGGCGGAGCAGGTGGTGAAGGAAGGCTGGGTGGAGCGCCGCAAGGCCGGGCAGGGCAGGGCGAAGGGCCGCAAGACGGCGCAGCCCCGCAAGGCGGCGAACCGGCGCACCCGGCGCAGCTGA
- a CDS encoding response regulator: MANRIRVAVIEDDSLQRALCVQVLGAAGDMMVVGAYETGRGALAELTSGPRQVDVVVVDLGLPDLAGAEVARQLTSLADPPEVVVLTAHGERGMALEALKSGASGYLLKGSPSEVVDAVRVAAGGGSTIAPAIARYLLDEVRVPGQEGNASLRDVGRAAGGDANDRNDERPALTRREREVLALLAKGATYEDAARLLGISLGTVQSHVKSLYRKLEVSSKAEAAAEAVRRGLTWP, encoded by the coding sequence GTGGCGAATCGCATTCGTGTGGCCGTCATCGAGGACGACTCCCTGCAGCGCGCGCTCTGTGTCCAGGTGCTGGGCGCAGCCGGCGACATGATGGTCGTGGGCGCGTACGAGACCGGTCGCGGTGCGCTCGCCGAGCTCACCTCCGGCCCGCGCCAGGTCGACGTGGTCGTGGTCGACCTCGGCCTGCCCGACCTCGCCGGCGCCGAGGTGGCGCGGCAGCTCACCTCCCTCGCCGATCCGCCCGAGGTGGTGGTGCTCACCGCCCACGGCGAGCGGGGCATGGCCCTCGAGGCGCTCAAGTCCGGCGCCTCCGGCTACCTGCTCAAGGGCTCGCCGAGCGAGGTCGTCGACGCGGTCCGCGTCGCAGCCGGTGGCGGCTCGACCATCGCGCCCGCCATCGCCCGCTACCTCCTCGACGAGGTCCGGGTGCCGGGCCAGGAGGGCAACGCCTCGCTGCGCGACGTCGGCAGGGCTGCAGGCGGCGATGCCAACGATCGCAACGACGAGCGCCCCGCCCTCACCCGCCGCGAGCGGGAGGTGCTGGCGCTGCTGGCCAAGGGCGCCACCTACGAGGACGCGGCCCGCCTCCTCGGGATCAGCCTCGGCACCGTGCAGAGCCACGTGAAGAGCCTCTACCGCAAGCTCGAGGTCTCCTCGAAGGCGGAGGCTGCTGCCGAAGCGGTGCGGCGCGGGCTCACCTGGCCGTAG
- the ggt gene encoding gamma-glutamyltransferase gives MRSLVLLLGLLLALPAAALPAAGRKGMVSTAHPAASEAGAAMLRQGGNAVDAAVAAAFALAVAEPYSSGIGGGGFALVRFGEELAFVDFRETAPAAATRDMFLRDGKPVPELSRDGALAAGVPGAVKGYLDLHRRWGKLPLRTVLAPAIRIAAEGFPVSDRYQGYARWRFEMLAADEEATRIFLVQGKNGPEVPPLGHRIVQKDLAATLQAIAARGAKGFYEGEVAQKLDADMKRRGGLVTAQDLKSYEVVNRDPLVGSYRGHAVATAPAPSAGGQVVLTVLNVLETLPEETKWRDPAALHVYVEALKYAYADRALFGDPAFVDVPMQQLVAKDRARRLRERIKNRATPAAEVKPATAVEGIETKGLEPASAGTDTTHLSAVDAEGNAVSMTTTVNYGFGAGIVARGTGVLWNDEMDDFAIAPGVPNVYGVVGAEANAVQPGKRPVSSMAPTIVFAGATTDTPVRFVVGAPGGPTIPTTVLQAIHNHFTFGADVEKAVALGRVHHQHLPDVTWVEPLGLDVTTRNLLELRGHVVKEREPWGNATVVAVDPETGVRTGAADPRGIGVAVAE, from the coding sequence ATGCGCTCTCTCGTCCTTCTCCTCGGCCTCCTCCTCGCCCTCCCCGCAGCGGCCCTGCCCGCGGCGGGTCGCAAGGGCATGGTCTCCACCGCGCACCCCGCTGCGTCCGAAGCAGGCGCAGCGATGCTGCGCCAGGGTGGCAACGCCGTCGACGCAGCGGTCGCGGCCGCCTTCGCCCTGGCGGTGGCGGAACCCTATTCCTCCGGGATCGGCGGCGGCGGCTTCGCCCTGGTGCGCTTCGGCGAGGAGCTCGCCTTCGTCGACTTCCGCGAGACCGCGCCCGCCGCAGCCACCCGCGACATGTTCCTGCGGGACGGCAAGCCGGTGCCGGAGCTCTCCCGGGACGGCGCCCTCGCAGCAGGTGTGCCCGGCGCGGTGAAGGGCTATCTCGATCTCCACCGGCGGTGGGGGAAGCTGCCGCTGCGCACGGTGCTCGCGCCGGCGATCCGGATCGCCGCCGAGGGCTTCCCGGTGAGCGACCGCTACCAGGGCTACGCGCGCTGGCGCTTCGAGATGCTCGCTGCGGACGAGGAGGCGACGCGGATCTTCCTCGTGCAGGGGAAGAACGGCCCCGAGGTGCCGCCGCTCGGGCACCGGATCGTGCAGAAGGATCTGGCGGCGACGCTGCAGGCGATCGCCGCCCGGGGGGCGAAGGGCTTCTACGAGGGCGAGGTGGCGCAGAAGCTCGACGCCGACATGAAGCGGCGCGGGGGGCTCGTCACCGCGCAGGACCTGAAGAGCTACGAGGTGGTGAACCGCGATCCCCTCGTGGGCAGCTACCGCGGCCACGCGGTGGCGACGGCGCCCGCGCCTTCCGCCGGGGGCCAGGTGGTGCTCACCGTGCTCAACGTGCTGGAGACGCTGCCCGAGGAGACGAAGTGGCGCGATCCGGCCGCGCTCCACGTCTACGTCGAGGCGCTCAAATACGCCTACGCCGACCGGGCGCTCTTCGGCGATCCGGCCTTCGTCGACGTGCCGATGCAGCAGCTGGTGGCCAAGGATCGGGCCCGTCGCCTGCGCGAGCGGATCAAGAACCGCGCGACGCCTGCAGCAGAGGTGAAGCCCGCCACGGCGGTGGAGGGGATCGAGACGAAGGGGCTCGAGCCCGCCTCCGCCGGCACGGACACCACCCACCTCAGCGCCGTCGACGCGGAGGGCAACGCCGTGTCGATGACCACCACCGTCAACTACGGCTTCGGCGCCGGCATCGTGGCCCGGGGCACCGGCGTGCTCTGGAACGACGAGATGGACGACTTCGCGATCGCGCCCGGCGTTCCCAACGTCTACGGCGTGGTGGGCGCCGAGGCCAACGCGGTGCAGCCGGGCAAGCGGCCGGTGTCGTCGATGGCGCCGACCATCGTCTTCGCCGGCGCCACCACCGACACGCCGGTGCGCTTCGTGGTGGGTGCGCCCGGCGGGCCGACGATCCCGACCACGGTGCTCCAGGCGATCCACAACCACTTCACCTTCGGCGCCGACGTGGAGAAGGCGGTGGCCCTGGGGCGCGTCCACCACCAGCACCTGCCCGACGTGACGTGGGTGGAGCCGCTGGGCCTCGACGTCACCACCAGGAACCTCCTCGAGCTCCGCGGCCACGTGGTGAAGGAGCGCGAGCCCTGG